From the Carya illinoinensis cultivar Pawnee chromosome 4, C.illinoinensisPawnee_v1, whole genome shotgun sequence genome, one window contains:
- the LOC122307751 gene encoding U11/U12 small nuclear ribonucleoprotein 25 kDa protein isoform X2 yields MESSTKKREENTGDYEYDRDFKVKKARLNSTLAALLDDPVLADVPKDPTLSDVDTLISLELGSAMRVSVLKLDGNSFDVALVNSATVKDLKLAIEKKVNDMEQSYMGHRHISWKHVWANYSLSYNKEKLLDDHSALQDFGIRNNSQVHFIPYVMSKGSQRHSKRRKHRFFHGLNKRG; encoded by the exons ATGGAAAGCAGCACGAAGAAGAGGGAAGAAAACACCGGAGATTACGAGTACGACAGAGACTTCAAGGTCAAGAAGGCAAGGTTAAACTCGACTCTCGCCGCTCTTCTTGACGATCCCGTACTTGCCGATGTCCCCAAGGATCCGACCCTGTCGGACGTGGACACCCTCATCAGCCTCGAGTTGGGCAGCGCCATGCGCGTCTCCGTCCTTAAGTTGGACGGCAATTCCTTCG ATGTGGCATTGGTGAATTCGGCGACGGTGAAGGATTTGAAGCTTGCAATAGAGAAGAAAGTGAACGACATGGAGCAATCCTACATGGGTCATCGTCACATTTCATG GAAGCATGTGTGGGCGAATTATTCTCTTTCGTACAATAAGGAGAAGCTACTAGATGATCACTCTGCGCTTCAGGATTTTGGCATACGTAATAATTCTCAG GTACATTTTATCCCCTATGTGATGTCAAAGGGTTCTCAACGGCATTCAAAGAGGAGAAAGCATCGTTTCTTTCATGGTCTGAACAAGCGTGGATGA
- the LOC122307751 gene encoding U11/U12 small nuclear ribonucleoprotein 25 kDa protein isoform X1 codes for MESSTKKREENTGDYEYDRDFKVKKARLNSTLAALLDDPVLADVPKDPTLSDVDTLISLELGSAMRVSVLKLDGNSFDVALVNSATVKDLKLAIEKKVNDMEQSYMGHRHISWKHVWANYSLSYNKEKLLDDHSALQDFGIRTFYPLCDVKGFSTAFKEEKASFLSWSEQAWMNNQSCCMVARCCTGSGSLLLIVFYECSQEWHKSLL; via the exons ATGGAAAGCAGCACGAAGAAGAGGGAAGAAAACACCGGAGATTACGAGTACGACAGAGACTTCAAGGTCAAGAAGGCAAGGTTAAACTCGACTCTCGCCGCTCTTCTTGACGATCCCGTACTTGCCGATGTCCCCAAGGATCCGACCCTGTCGGACGTGGACACCCTCATCAGCCTCGAGTTGGGCAGCGCCATGCGCGTCTCCGTCCTTAAGTTGGACGGCAATTCCTTCG ATGTGGCATTGGTGAATTCGGCGACGGTGAAGGATTTGAAGCTTGCAATAGAGAAGAAAGTGAACGACATGGAGCAATCCTACATGGGTCATCGTCACATTTCATG GAAGCATGTGTGGGCGAATTATTCTCTTTCGTACAATAAGGAGAAGCTACTAGATGATCACTCTGCGCTTCAGGATTTTGGCATAC GTACATTTTATCCCCTATGTGATGTCAAAGGGTTCTCAACGGCATTCAAAGAGGAGAAAGCATCGTTTCTTTCATGGTCTGAACAAGCGTGGATGAATAATCAATCATGTTGCATGGTCGCCAGGTGCTGCACAGGTTCTGGCTCGTTGTTGTTGATAGTTTTCTACGAATGTAGCCAAGAATGGCACAAGTCCCTGTTATGA
- the LOC122308414 gene encoding transcription factor BIM2-like: protein MVKSPKSHDLDHDQDEFEECDVVGRNVSCSRSGDGKSKDQKSTAHRSKHSETEQRRRSKINERFQILRDIIPQNDQKRDKASFLLEVIEYIQFLQDKLNMYEGQYHGWSPEPKKLIPWRNNCGPAESIVDHFQVIKNGFGLENNVAPPALLTNAQNTPESELGTAAAYKALNHPTGSAIPAVPSNLQMKPNIFDPAVGGGVPAWSLQESISDVENMPSQPQSQWWHARPYPTEDAAPNNMSEHELAVDSGSVSMSSAYSQEILNSLTQELQSSGVDLSQANISVQINVGKSANSRLNAIASNSKDGKKLSLNDQVMAHTAVGSCHNESGLAHKRLRTEES, encoded by the exons ATGGTGAAGTCACCTAAGAGCCACGACCTCGACCACGACCAAGACGAGTTCGAAGAATGCGACGTCGTTGGCAGAAACGTCTCCTGTTCTCGCAGCG GGGATGGGAAGAGCAAGGATCAGAAATCGACGGCGCATCGGTCCAAGCATTCCGAGACCGAGCAGCGGAGGAGGAGCAAGATTAACGAAAG ATTTCAGATTTTGAGAGATATCATACCGCAGAATGATCAAAAACGAGACAAGGCTTCGTTCTTGTTGGAG GTTATCGAGTACATTCAGTTTTTACAGGATAAATTAAATATGTACGAAGGACAATACCATGGTTGGAGTCCAGAGCCAAAAAAATTGATACCATGG AGAAATAATTGTGGGCCTGCAGAGAGCATTGTTGATCATTTTCAAGTTATAAAGAATGGATTTGGCCTTGAGAATAATGTTGCCCCACCAGCTTTGCTTACAAATGCACAGAACACACCGGAATCTGAATTGGGCACAGCTGCAGCTTACAAAGCACTGAATCACCCCACTGGGTCAGCTATTCCAGCCGTTCCTTCCAATTTGCAAATGAAGCCAAACATATTTGATCCCGCTGTCGGGGGAGGTGTGCCTGCTTGGTCTTTGCAGGAATCGATTTCTGATGTTGAAAACATGCCCTCCCAGCCCCAGTCCCAATGGTGGCATGCTAGACCTTACCCAACCGAGGATGCTGCTCCAAATAACATGAGTGAACATGAGTTGGCTGTTGATAGTGGATCAGTTAGCATGTCAAGTGCCTATTCCCAAGA GATTTTGAATTCTCTGacgcaagagcttcaatcttcAGGTGTTGATTTGTCACAAGCCAACATTTCAGTACAAATTAATGTTGGTAAATCTGCAAATAGCAGACTGAATGCCATAGCATCTAATTCAAAG GATGGCAAGAAACTGTCTTTGAACGATCAGGTGATGGCACATACCGCAGTTGGTAGCTGCCATAATGAGTCTGGATTAGCTCATAAGAGGCTCAGAACAGAAGAAAGCTAG
- the LOC122306633 gene encoding rhamnogalacturonan I rhamnosyltransferase 1-like, protein MCRMTGNDGKCSHGEECEMGFKFLSGVKVEKLKNSRVLRPRMKLFVIRGITIMFICASVAQLITLGEMWGPRMFEGWPSCFSPSGLPLPGELPSAPYKVASPPKRAYKNNGYLRVSCNGGLNQMRAAICDMVTIARYLNVTLIVPELDKTSFWADPSDFHDIFDVDHFVTSLRDEVRILKELPPRLKRRVGKRMLYSLPPISWSNMSYYHNQILPLVKRHKVVHLNRTDARLANNGLPLEIQKLRCRVNFNALRYTSQIEELGRRVVGILREKGPFLVLHLRYEMDMLAFSGCTQGCNSYEAEDLTRMRYAYPWWKEKVINSTLKRQQGLCPLTPEETALVLSALGIDRNVQIYVAAGEIYGGERRMADLVAAFPNVVSKDTLLDPSELSYFKNRSSQMAALDYLVSLESDLFVPTYDGNMAKVVEGHRRFLGFKKTILLDRKLLVGLIDQYNNGSLNWDDFSSVVKQTHANRMGSPKKRVIVPSKPKEEDYFYANPYECLQLLDEP, encoded by the exons ATGTGTAGAATGACGGGCAATGATGGGAAGTGTAGTCATGGGGAGGAGTGTGAGATGGGATTCAAGTTTTTGAGTGGGGTGAAGGTTGAAAAGTTAAAGAATTCGAGGGTATTGAGGCCTCGAATGAAGCTTTTCGTAATTCGGGGGATAACGATTATGTTTATTTGTGCTTCTGTTGCTCAGTTGATAACACTGGGAGAGATGTGGGGGCCAAGAATGTTCGAGGGTTGGCCTTCTTGTTTCAGTCCGTCAGGATTGCCTCTGCCTGGCGAATTGCCTTCTGCCCCGTACAAAGTTGCTTCCCCACCAAAAA GGGCTTATAAGAACAATGGTTATCTTAGGGTTTCCTGCAATGGAGGACTAAATCAAATGCGAGCAGCA ATATGCGACATGGTTACAATCGCCAGATACTTAAATGTCACACTTATTGTTCCAGAACTGGATAAAACCTCCTTTTGGGCCGATCCAAG TGACTTCCATGACATATTTGATGTGGATCATTTCGTCACCTCATTGAGAGATGAGGTTCGGATATTGAAGGAATTGCCACCAAGGCTCAAGAGAAGAGTTGGAAAGCGAATGCTATATTCGTTGCCACCCATTAGTTGGTCTAACATGTCCTACTACCATAACCAG ATTCTTCCACTGGTGAAAAGGCACAAAGTTGTGCATTTAAATAGAACTGATGCTCGATTGGCTAATAACGGATTACCTCTAGAGATTCAGAAGTTGCGTTGCCGAGTAAACTTCAATGCTTTGAGGTATACATCCCAGATAGAGGAGTTAGGTAGAAGAGTTGTCGGGATTTTGAGGGAGAAGGGCCCCTTTCTAGTCCTTCATCTCAGATATGAAATGGACATGTTGGCTTTCTCTGGCTGTACTCAGGGTTGCAACAGTTATGAGGCCGAAGATCTCACAAGGATGAG ATATGCATACCCCTGGTGGAAGGAaaaagtaataaactccacGTTGAAAAGGCAACAAGGTTTGTGCCCTTTGACGCCTGAGGAAACTGCATTGGTTTTGAGTGCACTAGGCATTGATCGCAATGTTCAGATTTATGTTGCTGCTGGAGAAATATATGGTGGGGAAAGAAGGATGGCTGACTTGGTGGCAGCTTTTCCTAATGTG GTCTCAAAAGATACCCTGCTGGATCCCTCGGAGTTGAGTTATTTCAAGAATCGCTCATCCCAAATGGCAGCATTGGATTATCTTGTTTCTCTGGAAAGTGATCTATTTGTTCCTACATATGATGGAAACATGGCAAAAGTAGTTGAAGGCCATCGCAG GTTTTTAGGATTCAAAAAGACTATTCTATTGGACAGAAAACTTCTCGTTGGCTTAATAGATCAGTACAACAATGGGTCATTGAACTGGGATGACTTCTCTTCTGTTGTAAAACAAACTCATGCCAATCGGATGGGAAGCCCAAAGAAACGAGTAATCGTTCCGTCTAAACCAAAGGAGGAAGATTATTTCTATGCCAACCCATATGAGTGCTTGCAACTGCTAGATGAACCTTGA